The Echeneis naucrates chromosome 8, fEcheNa1.1, whole genome shotgun sequence genome has a window encoding:
- the eve1 gene encoding even-skipped-like1, which translates to MLAEGRRTPVAAPSGEEQQESSQRGVFLDQSRRHRTAFTREQLSRLEQEYGKESYVSRPRRCELATALNLPETTIKVWFQNRRMKDKRQRHSVPWPHPLVDPLGALLIGRASPSSTLPYPFIPPPIPHLHLHHYSSLALSLPASSAHSPYSAPMRSLDAVRLFQYHNRPAGLSQTTGALYPSTSIVQHPSSCPCPLCLHSRPEPLLKPRGEALGLSQPRGLKASIHPTGVEWTEEIV; encoded by the exons ATGC TGGCAGAGGGCAGACGGACGCCTGTGGCAGCCCCCTCtggggaggagcagcaggagtccTCCCAGCGTGGCGTTTTCCTGGACCAAAGCCGGCGGCACCGCACCGCCTTCACCCGGGAGCAGCTGTCCCGGCTGGAGCAGGAGTATGGCAAGGAGAGCTATGTCTCCAGGCCCCGGCGCTGCGAGCTGGCCACGGCGCTCAATTTACCAGAGACAACCATCAAG gTGTGGTTCCAGAACAGGAGGATGAAGGATAAACGCCAGAGACACTCTGTGCCTTGGCCTCACCCTCTTGTCGACCCCCTGGGCGCTCTCCTGATAGGCCGtgcctctccttcctccacatTACCATACCCCTTTATCCCACCCCCCATCCCCCATCTCCACCTTCACCACTACTCCTCTTTAGCTCTCTCATTGCCAGCATCCTCAGCTCACAGTCCCTACAGTGCACCAATGAGGTCCCTGGATGCAGTCCGGCTCTTCCAGTACCACAACAGGCCAGCAGGGCTGTCTCAGACAACAGGGGCCCTCTACCCTTCCACCAGCATTGTACAACATCCATCGTCATGCCCCTGCCCCCTTTGCCTACACTCACGACCAGAACCATTGCTTAAACCTAGAGGGGAGGCCCTGGGACTGAGCCAGCCTCGTGGTCTCAAGGCCAGCATACACCCCACCGGTGTGGAGTGGACAGAAGAGATTGTATAA